The Chitinophagaceae bacterium nucleotide sequence AGCCAGTGCATCATTGTAAATGTTTTTATCATTTACAACTATACGGTTGAAATCGGCATTTAATAAATCACGGAGAATGCTGGTAGTTTTATCTGTTTCGCCAAGAATTTTTGCAGGGGGAACAGCATTTTTCAGATTGTGCTGAATCTGCTGCCACATGTTGATGAGGTTGTTGAGATCTTCATGCAATTCAGCGGTATTCTTTCCCTCAGCAGCGGTTCTTACAATTACACCAAAGTTTTTTGTTTTGATGGCTTCCACAATTTTCTGCAAACGCTTTCTTTCATCGCTTGAATGAATTTTGCGGGAAACAGCTACTATATCATTGAAAGGAGTAAGTACAACAAATCGGCCGGGTAATGAAATTTCGCAGCTGAGGCGTGGGCCTTTGGCTGCAATGGGCTCCTTCAAAATCTGCACCAGTACATTGGGTTTGCCATTCAGTACTTCGCTGATCTTTCCTGTTTTGATAATTTCAGCTTCTGTTTGGAACTTACCAAAATCAGGAATGCCTTCACTTTTATCACTTACAGATTGAGCAGTAAATTTTAAGATAGAACGTACATAGGGACTTAAGTCGGTGTAATGCAGGAAGCCGTCTTTTTCAAAACCAACGTCTACAAATGCAGCATTCATACCAGGGACAAGCTTTTTTACTTTACCCAGGTACAAATCACCAACAGTAAAGCTGGCATCATGACTTTCCTGATGCAGCTCTACAAGTTTTTTGTCTTCTAACAATGCAATTTCCACCCCGGTTGGAGCAGAATTAATGATCAGTTCCTTGTTCACTTGTTACGTCTTTAGATAATTGAACCATTCTTACTTCACCTGATCAGGAAGGAATAAACCATATACAGCATGAGTATACAAGCAAGCAGACTGATTTCTGTATTGGCCATAGCGAAGCAGAGTCCCGTTATAGCGGGACTCCGTTCAATTAAGAAGATTATTTATTCTTCTTCTTATGACGGTTCTTTCTAAGACGTTTTTTACGTTTGTGCGTAGCAATTTTATGACGCTTTCTTTTCTTTCCGCAAGGCATATTAAATCAGATTTACGTTCGTTAAAAATCAGGTTTATAATATCTTAATGTGTTCTTCTATCTGCTTCATCATTTCCGGGTTACTGCGAAATTTCTTTTGTGCTTCCAGTTCTTTAACTGTTTGCGCAAACTGCAGGAACCATTTTTTTGCATTTTTCTTATCTCCATTCTGCTCGTAAGCATCTGCCAGCCGTATCATGGCTTCCAGATTTTGCGGTTCAAGTGTCAATACTTTTTCAAAACGTTCAATTGCCTTTGGCCATTGCCCGCTTACAAAAGAACCAACTCCAAGCATATAATGTGCAAATGCATTATTAGGATCTTTTTCTACTGCTTCCCGTATCAACCCAATTCCTTTCATTGGCGGCTCATTGCCGGCAGCTCCAAAGAAATAAGTACTGCCAAGGCCGATTTTGGTGGAATCGTTACCGGAATTCAGTTCTAAAGCCTTTTCAAATAACTCCTTTGCCTCTTTGGCCATCCAAACTTTTAAGGGTTGTTCCTGTACGGTTTGAAGTTCTCCTAAAAACAAATGGGCAGCAAAGGTGAGGTTTTTCTCCGAATTTTCCAACTTAGCAGATTCTGCAAGATATTTTGCGTAGGGAACAAAGGCTCCAATTGAATCCATCCAGAAGGCTGACAGCTTTTTGTAAACCTGGATCTGTTGATTTTTTACGTCGCCTCTTACCACTGAGTTTTCCCATTCTGTTACTTTTTGCAGTTGGGAAGGAGTCAGTCTCTTTTTAGCTAACCCCAGCATGGTTGTAAAGTCAAGCGTCTCTGTTTGAGCTTGTGGAGGGGTTGCCGCCGCAGGTTTATGATCGTGGTTATCTTCTTTCTTTGGAACTGTACGTCCAAAAAAGAATAAAAGAAAAACTGCTGTGATTGCAGCAGTTACATAAATAATTTGTTGCCTGTTCACTTTTCTGGAAAATTGAACTGCAAAGCTAAAGGAAGGCAGCCATTAAATGGCAGAAGTATTGTATTTAACTTCCCTTAAACTGGCTTTTCACTTCCTGTACAAATTCTTTGGCTGGTTTAAAAGCCGGAATATAATGTTCAGGAATGTGAACAGCTGTATTTCGCTTGATATTCCGTCCAATCTTGGCTGCTCTTTTTTTGGTTATGAAGCTTCCAAAACCCCTGATATAAATGTTCTGCCCGGCTGATAAAGAATCTTTTACTTCTTTAAACATGGTTTCAAGCGTAACAAGTACATCAACCTTTGGAATCCCCGTTTTTTCTGAAATTTGATTCACCAGATCTGCTTTTCTCATTCTGAAAAATTTTATGGTTCTGACTATTGTTTGTCTAAGATCATGAAATATTTTTAAAATCCGAAATTATTGGCTAAAATTATTGAAATAACTGGTTGATAATGAATAAACAACGATTCTATCTGCCGGAACTAATCATTTAATTGGCCGCCCCGCTTAAAACCTGTTTTTTTGCTGACTGATTTATGGATCCTGAAAAATACTTTCAACAGCACTTACTTAACTGGCATAAAACCATCAATACCCGCCAACTTCCCTGGAAAGGGGAGAAGGATGTGTACTATATCTGGCTCAGTGAAATTATACTTCAGCAAACGAGAGCAGGGCAGGGGTTGAAATACTATGAACGCTTTGTAAAAAAATATCCCAC carries:
- a CDS encoding integration host factor subunit beta; protein product: MRKADLVNQISEKTGIPKVDVLVTLETMFKEVKDSLSAGQNIYIRGFGSFITKKRAAKIGRNIKRNTAVHIPEHYIPAFKPAKEFVQEVKSQFKGS
- a CDS encoding tetratricopeptide repeat protein, coding for MTAVFLLFFFGRTVPKKEDNHDHKPAAATPPQAQTETLDFTTMLGLAKKRLTPSQLQKVTEWENSVVRGDVKNQQIQVYKKLSAFWMDSIGAFVPYAKYLAESAKLENSEKNLTFAAHLFLGELQTVQEQPLKVWMAKEAKELFEKALELNSGNDSTKIGLGSTYFFGAAGNEPPMKGIGLIREAVEKDPNNAFAHYMLGVGSFVSGQWPKAIERFEKVLTLEPQNLEAMIRLADAYEQNGDKKNAKKWFLQFAQTVKELEAQKKFRSNPEMMKQIEEHIKIL
- a CDS encoding Rne/Rng family ribonuclease, whose product is MNKELIINSAPTGVEIALLEDKKLVELHQESHDASFTVGDLYLGKVKKLVPGMNAAFVDVGFEKDGFLHYTDLSPYVRSILKFTAQSVSDKSEGIPDFGKFQTEAEIIKTGKISEVLNGKPNVLVQILKEPIAAKGPRLSCEISLPGRFVVLTPFNDIVAVSRKIHSSDERKRLQKIVEAIKTKNFGVIVRTAAEGKNTAELHEDLNNLINMWQQIQHNLKNAVPPAKILGETDKTTSILRDLLNADFNRIVVNDKNIYNDALAYIQKVSPEKADIISFYQNGSPIFDSFGVTKQVKGSFGKTVNLASGAYLIVEHTEALHVIDVNSGYKSVSTNQEENALQTNLEAAEEIARQLRLRDLGGIIVCDFIDMKLPDNKRRLAEAVEEFMRADRAKHAILPISKFGLMQITRQRMKPEVNINTQEVCPSCNGTGKVSSALILEDEIEKNLSYLVMQKHNGLTISVHPIMEAYLRKGLPSRRMKWSWKYKQKIKVKANTSYHLTEYHFFDNHEEEIKL